Part of the Acidobacteriota bacterium genome is shown below.
CTTCCGCCGCGACGGCGGCTCCGGGCCCCCCGCGCCGGGAGACCGCGCTCGAGGCTCCGGCGGCCGCGGCGCCGGGGCCGTCGGACGGCGCCGAACCGCGCGTGATGCCGGCGGCGCAGCGGCTCCTGCACGAGCACGGCCTGCGCCCGGATCAGGTGCAGCCGACCGGACCGGGCGGCCGCGTTCTCAAGGAGGATGTGCTGCGAGCGGCCGGAGCCGCGGCCTCCGCCCCGCCCGAGACGCCACCCGCGCCGGCGGTCCGGCCGGCCGGGCGGAGCGAGGAGGTCGTTCCGATGAGTCGCCTCCGGAAGCGGATCGCGGAGCGGCTCGTCGAGGCCCAGAGGCAGGCGGCGCTGCTGACCACGTTCAACGAGATCGACATGAGCGAGGTCATCGAGCTCCGCCGGAGATACCGGGACGCGTTCCTCGAGCGGTACGGCGTCAAGCTCGGGTTCATGTCCTTCTTCGTGAAGGCGGCGATCGACGCGCTCCGGCTGATTCCCCAGCTCAACGCGGAGATCCGGGACGGCTCGATCGTCTACCGCAACTACTACGACATCGGCGTCGCCGTGGGCGGGGGCAAGGGACTCGTCGTCCCGGTGCTGAGGAACGCGGAGCGGATGAGCTTCGCGGAGATCGAGAGGGCGATCGCCGACTTCGCCACGAGGGCTCGCACCGGCGAACTGACCCTGGAAGAGCTGCAGGGAGGAACGTTCACCATCAGTAACGGGGGCGTCTACGGCTCCCTCCTGTCGACCCCGATCGTCAACCCGCCGCAGAGCGGCATCCTCGGCCTGCATGCGATCCAGGAGCGGCCCGTCGCGCGCGAAGGCCAGGTGGTGATCAGGCCGATGATGTACGTCGCGCTGACCTACGATCACCGCCTGGTAGACGGGCGGGAGGCGGTCACGTTCCTCAAGCGCGTCAAGGAGACCATCGAGCAGCCGGCGCGCATTCTCCTGGAGATCTAGCCATGGCGGCCCGAAAGCACGATCTGGTCGTCATCGGGGCCGGCCCCGGAGGCTACGTCGCCGCCATCCGTGCGGCCCAGCTCGGTCTCGATACCGCCTGCGTGGAGAAAGAGCCGCTTCTCGGCGGAACCTGTCTGCGCGTGGGCTGCATTCCGAGCAAGGCGCTTCTCGAATCGAGCGAGCGGTACGAGGAGGCTCGCGCGCATCTCGCCGAGCACGGCATCCGGGTGAGCGGGGTCGAACTCGATCTGGCTGCCATGCAGGAGCGGAAGCGCCGCATCGTGGGGGCGTTGACCCGGGGGATCGCGGGGCTGTTCCGCAAGAACGGCGTGACGCTCTACCGCGGGACGGGGCGGCTGCTGGGACCCGGACGGGTGATGGTCCAAAGCGCCGAGGGTTCGGTCGAGTTGGAGGCGCGGACGGTCCTGCTGGCGACGGGAAGCCGTCCGGCGATCCTGCCGGGTGTCGAGCTCGACGGCGAGCACATCGGCACCAGCACCGACGCCCTGGAGTGGAACGAGGTTCCCGGACACCTGGTGGTCATCGGCGCCGGATACATCGGCCTCGAACTCGGGTCGGTGTGGCGGCGACTGGGCGCCCGGGTGACGGTTCTCGAGGTTCTCGACCGGATCCTTCCCGGGATGGACGGGGAGACCGCCGAGGAAGCCCGGAAGCTGTTCTCCCGCCAGAGACTCGAGTTCCGCCTCGGGGCTCGGGTGAAGAGCGCGCGCCACGACGGCGGGCGCTGCGTGGTGGAGCTGGAGGACGGCGAACCGATCGTGTGCGACCGGGTCCTGCTGTCCGTGGGGCGGAAGCCGAACACCGAAGGCCTGGGGCTGGAAGAGGTCGGCGTCGAACGGGACGAGCGCGGGCGGATCACGGTCGACGAGGCGTTCCGGACGAGCGTCCCGGGGATCCACGCGGTGGGCGATCTGGTCGCCGGGCCGATGCTCGCGCACAAGGCGGAGGAGGAGGGGATCGCCTGCGTGGAGAAGCTCGTCACCGGCTACGGGCACGTGAACTACGACGCGATTCCCGGCGTCGTGTACACCTCGCCCGAGATCGCCTCGGTTGGGCGCACCGAAGAGCAGCTCCGGGAGGAGGGCGTGCCCTACAAGAAGGGAGTCTTCCCGTTCGCCGCGAACGGGAGAGCCCGGACCCTGGCCGCCACCGACGGGCGCGTCAAGGTCCTGGCCCACGAGCGGACGGACCGCCTGCTCGGCGTGCATATCATCGGCCCCCGCGCCGGCGACCTGATCGCCGAGGCGGCCGTCGCGATCGAATTCGGCGCGAGCAGCGAGGACCTGGCCCGCTCCGTGCACGCCCACCCAACGCTTCCGGAAGCGATCAAGGAGGCGGCGCTCGCCGCCTTCGATCGGCCGATCCACCTGTGATGGCACGACCGGAACCCACTCCGTTCCAGCGGGACTGCATGCGCAGGATCGAGCGGATGCTCGCCCGCCGCGGGATGCAGGCCGCTTTCGGCCCGCTGCGCGCGCATCCCGACCCGACGCGCCGCGAGCCCGACAGGAGCGGTCACCTCCACGCCGACCTGCCGGGACCGCGCGGGGTGATCGAGGTCTTCCTCTACGCCGGGGAAGCGGCGTTCAAGAGCGGGGGAGCCTGGTACGTCTTCGAGACCCACCGGTACTCGGGGCCGGAGGCGCTCGCCGAGGCTTTCGTCGCCGCCCTGGAGCGCTCCTGCGCCGGGAGCTGACGCCGCCGTGGCGGAGACTCGGTCGCGGACGGGAGCCGTTCTCGTCACCGGCGCATCCTCCGGCATCGGGCGTGCCGTCTGCGACCGGCTCGCCGCCGGGGGACGGCGCGTCTTCGGAGGCGTGCGGCGTGCCGGGGACGCCGAGCGCCTGCGCTCGGCCGGCATCGAGGCGGTGCGGCTGGACGTGACCGATCCCGCCTCGGTCCGCGACGCGGTGCGGACGATCGAGGGCGCGCTCGGAAACGAGCCGCTCGCGGGCCTCGTCAACAACGCGGGCGTCGCGGCGATCGGGCCGCTCGAACAGCTTCCCCTGGACGCCTTTCGCAACGTGTTCGAGGTGAACGTGCTCGGGGCGGCGGCCGTGACGGCCGCCTTCCTGCCCCGCCTGCGCGCGGCTCGCGGGCGGATCGTGATGATCAGCTCGGTGTCGGCGGTGTTCGCGGCTCCCCTGTTCGGAGCGTACTCGGCGTCGAAGGCGGCTCTGGAGACCCTGTCGGACGGGCTCCGGCGCGAGCTGCGACCGCACGGCGTGGGTGTGACGGTCATCAGGCCGGGTCCGATCCGGACCCCGATCTGGCAGAAATTCGACGCGGAAGCGGCCCGTGCCTACAAGGAGGGTCCTTACGGCGCCCAGGCGGCCAAGGTGCTCGGCGCCGTTCGGTCGGCGGAGCGGAACGCCGCCGCTCCCGAGCTCGTGGCCCGCGCCGTGGTGCGCGCGCTGGAGGCGCGGCGGGCACCCCGCATCGTCCTCGTTTCGAACCGCCCCTGGTTCCATCGACTCGTCGCCGGCTTGCCCCGATGGCTGGGCGACATCCTCGTCGGGTGATGGTGCGGGGCCGGCGGTACCTCTGGCGCAGCCGCTGGCTCGTCGCGCCCCGCGCGACCCTCCCTGGGCGCGCCCTGTTCGCTGTCGGCGACGTCCACGGCCGGGCGGACCTGCTCGGGCCGCTCCTCGAGGTGCTCCGGAGAAGGATCCGGGAGACCGGCGGGGAAGCCACCGTGGTCCACCTGGGGGATTACGTGGACCGCGGCCCCCGATCGGACCGGGTGCTCGATCTGGTCGCCGCCGGGCTCGGAGAGCCGCGGGCGGACGAGGTCGCGCTCCTGGGAAACCACGACGCCATCCTGGTGGAGATCCTCCGTCACACCGAGCCGGAACCGGACCTCATCGACGCGTGGATGCGCATGAACGCCGTCCCGACGCTTCTCGCCCTCGGCCTCTCCGAGGAGGACGTGGGCGTGCCCCCGGCCGCGTTCCGCGAACGGCTCGCCGCGGCGCTCGGCACGCGGCGCCTGGCGTTCCTCCGCGGACTGCGCTTGATGCACCGGGTGGGCGGCTATCTGTTCGTCCACGCGGGAATCGATCCGGCGGCCGACATCGCCTCGCTCGACCCGCTCACGCTGCTCACCATTCGCGAGCCCTTCCTTTCGGGAAGCGCGAGCTGGATCCACCCGTTCGTGGTGGTGCACGGGCACACCCCGATGCAGCCGGCGGTCCTGCCGCACCGGATCGGCGTCGACACCGGGGCGGCGTTCACCGGGGCCCTCACGGCGGCGGAGATCCGGGAGAACCGCGTCCGCTTCCTCACGGTGACCGACGGCCCCGGTCCGGAGTGGCGCGACCCGCTGCCCGGGGATCCCGAAGCGGTTTCCTACGAGCCGCCCGTGCCGCTCGGATCCGGCTGAAACGTGCGGCCGCCCGGTGAGACGCGGCACGGGCGGGGCCGGCACTAGACTGGCGCCGCCTCCGCTGCGTAGTGAATCATGAGAATTCCGGGCTCTCGGCGGAGGGAGCGTGAGGGCGAACCCGGGCGGCGGCGGTGATGCGGGAGCGGTGATCGCGCTGCACGAGGTCACGCGCGTCTACCGCATGGGCTCCAGCGAGATCCGCGCTCTCGACGGAGTTTCCCTCCGGATCAGGACGGGGGAGTTCGTCGCGTTCACCGGGCCGAGCGGGTCGGGCAAGTCCACCCTGATGAACATCCTGGGCTGTCTCGACACGCCGACGTCGGGACGGTACGAGCTGGACGGCCGGGAGGTCTCCCGGCTGTCGGACGACGAACGGGCGGAGATCCGGAACCGGCGGGTGGGCTTCGTGTTCCAGACCTTCAACCTCCTGCCTCGGCTGACCGCGCTGCAAAACGTCGAACTGCCGCTGGTCTACGGCCGCGTTCCGGTCGCCGAGCGCCGGCGGCGGGCCCAGGAGGCGCTGGAAACCGTCGGACTGGCCGACCGAGCCGGGCACCGTCCGGACCAGCTCTCCGGTGGCCAGCGCCAGCGCGTGGCGATCGCACGGGCGCTCGTCACGCGGCCGGCCATCCTCCTGGCGGACGAGCCCACCGGGAACCTCGACAGCGGCACGACGGAGGAGATCCTCGAGCTGTTCGAATCGCTGCACCGGAGCGGTCACACGATCGCCCTCGTCACCCACGAGCGCGAGGTGGCCGCCCGGGCCGAGCGGGTCGTCCGCATGAGGGACGGCCGGATCGTCGGGGAGGAAGGCGGCGATGCGCGCGGCTGAAACGGCCGCGGCCGTCCTTCTGGCCGGTCTCGCGGGCTGGATCGGCCTGCGCGGCGCGCCGCCGCCGGCCCAGGTTCCCGGGGCGCCACCCGACCCGGGCGAGGCGGTGGTCTCCACCGGTCCCGTCGAAGAGATCGTGCGGCTCACCGGTGAGCTGACGGCCCGGGAAGCGGAGCGGTTCACCGTCCCGCTCGCCTCCGGATGGAGGCTCCAGCTCAAATGGCTGATCGACGAGGGGACGGCGGTCCGGCCCGGCGACGTGGTGGCGCGCTTCGAGCCGTCCGTCACCGAGAGCGTGCTCGAGGAGGCGGAGACCAACCTCGACCAGAAGAGCCGGGAGCTGGCTTTCAAGCGCCTGGAGGGCGAACAGAAGCGGCTCGCTCTCGAGCGGGAGCTGGCGCGGGCGCAAGCCGAGTGCGACAAGGCGGAGATCGACGCCTCCGTTCCGCCCGAAGTCGTGGAGGGCCGCGAGTACCGGCAGCGCCGTTTGGCTCTCGAGAAGGCGCGGCGGAAACTCGAGGACGCGGAGCAGGCTCTCCAGGCGGGCCGGCTCCAGACTGCCGCCGAACTGTTCGCGCTGGAAATCGAAGTGGCCGATCTCGAGGACGACGTCGGCCGGTTTCGGAAGGAGCTGGCCTCCCTCGAGCTGCGGGCGCACCGGCCGGGGATCGTCGTTCACGAGTATCACCCGTGGTGGGGGCGCAAGGTCCAGGAAGGCGACCGCCTGGAGGCGACCTTGCCCGTGGCCAGCATCCCGGACCTCTCCACGCTCGAGGTCGAGGCCTGGGCGACCGAAACCGAAGTGGCCCGCCTCGCCCCCGGACAGAAGGTCCGGCTCGCCTTCGATGCGCTGCCCGGCCGGGAGTTCACCGGGGTGGTCACCGACGTGGCGGAGCGCGGCACGCGCCGCCCCGCCTGGGGAAACGGCTCGTACTTTCGCGTCGGCATCGCTCTGGACGAGCGGGACGAAGAGGTGATGCGGCCCGGGATGAGCGCGCGGTGCGACGTCCTCGTTCGCTCCGCAGAGGGGCTACCGCGCGTGCCGGTCCACATGATCGGCCGAGACGGCGCGCGCGCCTGGGTTCGGTCCCGGGCGCGCGGCGTGGTGCCGGTCGAAATCGTCGCCGAGGGACCGCTCCTCGCCGCCGTGAGACCGCTTTCCGGGGCGGCGCTCGCGGACGGGGAGGCGCTGGTTCCCCCCGGAGAGGCGCCGCCGGAGGCGGTGCGATGAGGACCGCCGGTATCCGCCGCGTGGTTCTCCGCCGCTGGCCGCTGCTGCTGGCGGCGGCGGTGCTGGCGGTCGCGGCCTTCAGCCGGCAGACCGGCGTTCCCGGGTCGCGACGCGGGACGATCGTGGAGCTGGTTCCGGAACCGGTGACCCGCCGCGTCCACGCTTCCGGGGAGCTGCGGCCGGCGCGGCCCGTCACCATCGGCCCGCCGGTGATCCGCCACATATGGAACTACACGATCACCAGCCTGGTGGAGGAGGGGAGCGTGGTGGAGGCGGGCGCCCCGGTCGTCACCTTCGACACCAGGGAGCTGCAGGAGACCCTGGATGTCAAGCGCTCCGAGCTGGAGACCGCCCGGCGGGAGCTGGACAAGATCCGGCTCGAAGAGCAGGACAAGCTGGACAAGCTCCTCGTGGAACACGCGGAGCTGGAGGCGCAACGCGCCCGGCTCGCCCGGAAGCTCGCCGTCCCGCCGGAGCTGGTGGAACGCAACGAGCTGGCGAAAACGCGGATCGACGCCGCGCTGGTGAACAAGGAGATCGAACTCAACGAGCGGCAGACGGAGCTGCAGCGCGAGAGCATGGCCACCCGGATCGAACTCTACGAAAAGCACGTCGCCCGTCTCGCACGCCGCGTGGCCGAGATCGAGCGCAACATCGAAGCGATGACCGTGAGGGCGCCGCGCGGGGGCTTCGTGTCGTTCCCGAAGGAACGCGGCCTGGAGAAGCCGAAGGTGGGAGAAACGGTCTGGTCCGGGCGCCCGTTGCTGGAGATCGCCGACCTTTCGAACATGGAGGTGGCGGCGGAGATCGACGAGCCCGACGCGAGCCTCGTGCGCCCCGGGCAGCGCGTCGAGATCCGGCTCGACGCGGCGCCCGACCGGCGGTTCTCGGGAAAGGTGCTGCGGCTCGGCCGGCTGTTCCGCATCAAGTCCAGCGACATGCCGAAGAAGGTCCTCGACGCGGTCGTCTCCATCGACGATCCCGATCCGGAACTGATGCGTCCCGGCATGGCGGCCCAGCTGGAGATCCTCTGCGAGGCTCCCCGGCATGGTCTGCTCGTGCCGGAAGAGGCGGTCGTTCAGGGGCCGCAGGGCCCTGCCGTCCTGGTGCTCGACGGAAACCGCGAGCGGTGGGTGACGGTCGAACTGGGCGAGAGGGTGGCGGGGAGGGTGGTGGTGCGCGGCGGCCTGCGCCCGGGCGATCGCGTCGTCGTGGCCGGGGGGCAGCGGTCGTGAACGCGGGCCGCGCCGTGCTCGTCCTGGGCGCCGCCACCGCGGCCGCCTGCGCCTTCGCGCGATCCCCGCGCGACCCGGTGCCGGCGTTCGAGGTGCGGCCGGGCCCGTTCGAGCTGCGGATCGAGGCTCGGGGCCGGCTCCATCCCGCTGACGCGACGCCGATCGAAGCCCCGTCCGTGAGGGCCCGGGCGTTCCTGGCGTGGCTCGCGCCCGACGCGAGCCGCGTGGCGGCGGGCGATCTGCTGTTCCGGATCGACGACCGCGATCTCCGGATGCGGCTCGAGCGCGCGCGGGCCAAGGTGGAGCGCATCGAACGGCAGATCGCCGCGAAGCGGCGCGCGCTCGAAAAGGAGCGGCGCTCGATCGAGGGGGAGATCGCCCTCGTCGCCCGGGAGCTGGAGGACGCCGAAACCGCCGCACCCCGCGACCCGCGCCTGTTCCCGCGCGCCGAGATCATCGACGCCGAAGCGAACGTGCAGCTTCTGCGGGCGAAGCGGCGCCATCTGGAGAACAAGCTGGCGCGCTACCGGGACCGGGCCCGTGCCGAGCTGGAGATCCTCGAATCGGAACGGAAGACGGAAGCGATCAAGGTGGCGCTGATCGAGAAGGACATCGCGCGGCTGGAGGTCCGCGCGCCCCATGCGGGAATCTTCTATCACCGGCGCTACTGGAATGGCGAGCCGATCCGGGTGGGAGCCACCTTGTGGGGGGGGATGGAGGTCGGCGAGCTCGCGGGCGTCGATCGGCTCGAGGCGAGGGTGCACGTTCTCGAATCGGAGGCGGCCGGGTTGGCCGAGGGGCTTCCCGCGACGGTACGCCCGCTCGCGCGTCCGGATCTGGAGATCTCCGGCCGGGTGAAACAGATCGAACCGGTGGCGAAGCCGATCGAGGAGGGAAGCCCGGTGAAGTATTTCACCGTGGTGTTGTCCCTCGAACCGGCGGCTGGCGAAGGACTCCGGGCCGGGGGCCGGGTCTCGGCCAGCATCAGTGTGGCGCGGCTCGAGCACGCGCTCGCCGTGCCCAACCAGGCGATCTTCACCATCGACGGCGAGCCGGCGGTGTTCGTCGCCACGCGGGCCGGTTTCGAGCCGCGCCGGGTGGTGCCGGGCCGGCGGAGCGCGAGCCGGACCGTCATCGTGGAGGGCCTCGAGGCGGGGGCGCGCGTGGCGCTGGTCGACCCGCGGAAGGGAGGTCCGGCCTGATGGACTGGCGGACCGGATTCGAGCAGGCGTTCGCGGAGTTCGCCCGCCACAAGCTGCGGACGACCCTGACCATGCTGGGCATGATCTTCGGCGTGGGCGCAGTCGTCTCGATGCTGGCGATCGGGGAAGGCGCGGAGCGCGAAGCCCTGCGGATCATCGACGCTCTCGGGTTGCGAAACATCATCGTCGAGGCGGTCCCACAGCCCGAGGAGCGCCTGCAGGAGATCCGCGAGCAATCTCTCGGACTCAACCGGCGTGACTGGGAGATCGCCCTGGAGACCCTCCCGCAGGTCACCCGTTCGGCCGCGGTGAAACGAGTGAACGTCTACACGCTCTTCGCCGAGGGAGGGCAGGGCGACGCCGAGGTGCTCGGGGTGTCGCCCGACTACTTCCGCCTGGCGCACCTGAGGATTCACCGCGGGCGGCCGCTGACGGCGCGCGACGAGCTCACGCAGGCCCCGGTGTGTGTGCTGGGAGAGCGCGCGGCCGACGCCCTGTTCGGCGGGCGCGATCCGCTGGGCCGGGCCGTGAAGGTCAACCACACGTGGCTGACCGTGGTCGGGCTGCTGGAGCCGCGCGATCTGAAGCGGCGCGAATTCGAAGGCGTTCGGCTGTCGGGGCCGGAGAACCGCATCTACCTGCCGCTGGCGACGGCCCGCGCGAGGTTCCGCTTCAAGCCGATGGAGGAGGAGCTGGACGCGATCCATTTCGAGATCGGTTCCCGGGAGGCGATCGCCTCGGCGGCGGCGACGCTCGGGGGATTGCTCGGAGCCCGCCACGGGGGCGTGGAGGATTTCCGGGTCATCGTGCCGGAGAAGCTGCTCGCGCAGCACCGGCGGACGCAGCGGGTGTTCGACGTGGTCATGGCCGCGATCGCTTCGATCTCGCTGCTCGTCGGCGGGATCGGTATCATGAACATCATGCTGGCCAACGTTATGGAGCGGACGCGCGAGATCGGTGTCCGCCGCGCCCTCGGAGCGAAGCAGCGCGACATTCGGCGCCAGTTCCTCATCGAGGCCTTCGCGATCTCGCTGGCGGGCGGCGCGATGGGGATCGCGCTCGGCTTCGGACTGGCGTGGGGGATTTCGCTCTTTTCGGGATGGCCGTTCGCATGGTCCCTGTCGGGACCGCTCCTCGCCGTGGGCATTTGCGCGCTCGTCGGCCTCGTCTTCGGGATCTACCCGGCCGCCCAGGCGGCCCGGCTCGACCCGGTCGAAGCGTTGAACCGCGGTGGTTGACGTGCGGCCGTCGGCGGGCGGAGAGCCGCTCCACTACGCCTACCTCCACGGCTTCGCCTCCGGCCCGCACTCCTACAAGGGCGGCCTGCTCGCCCGCGCGCTCGACGAGCACGGCGTCCACCTGCACCGCCCCGACCTCAACGTCCCGTCGTTCGAGCGCTTGACCGTCACCGGGTCGCTCGCCGCGATCGACGCCGTGGACCGGGCGGTGGCCGCGGGCGGCGGGCGGTGGCGGCTGATCGGCTCGAGCATGGGGGGCTACCTCGCGGCGCTGTGGGCGGCGGCGAATCCCGGCCGCGTCGACTCGCTGGTGCTGCTCTGCCCCGGCTTCGGCATCACCGAGCGGTGGCCGAAGCTCCTCGGGGAGGAGGCCATGGCGGCCTGGAAGCGGCGCGGCACGATCGACTGGCCGGACGGAGAGGGACGGGTCAGGCCGCTTCACTGGGCGTTCGTCGAGGACGCGCGGCGCTACCCGCCCGAACCGGAGGTTCCCTGCCCGACCCTCATCCTGCACGGCACGCGTGACGACGTGGTTCCCGTGGAGACGTCGCGACGCTATGCGGCCAGCCGGCCCCACGTGTCGCTGGTCGAGCTTCCCGACGGCCATGCGCTGCTCGATGTGGAAGGAGAGGTGGTCGCCTGGACACTTCGCTTCTTCGGCTTGTCCCCTTCGACAGGAGGCGTGCGCTGATGCCGCCCGGACCGGAGCGGTGGGCGGAGCGCTACGCCGCCGGTGACACCCCGTGGGATCTCGGGAAGCCTCACCCGGAGCTCGTCCGGCGCCTCGCCGCCGGTCAGCTGTCCCCGCCGCCGGGCGGCCGGGCGCTGGTGCCCGGTTGCGGGCGCGGTCACGATGCGGGGGCGCTTGCGCAGGCAGGTTGGAAGGTGGTCGCCATCGACGTGGTGGACGGCCTCGCCCGAGAGGTGGGGCCGCGTCTCGAACGCCACGGAGGCCGGTTCGTGGCGGGTGACGCGCTCGCTTGGGAGCCGCCCGCGCCGTTTCATCTGCTGTTCGAGCACACGTTCTTTTGCGCCCTCGACCCTTCGGAGCGCCCCCGGTACGGAGCGATGGCGCGGCGCGCGCTGGCGCCGGGGGGACTCCTCGTCGCGGTCGTCTTCCCTTGCGGCAAGCCCGCCTCCGCCGGCGGGCCTCCCTATGGCTTCACACCGGCCGATTTGGAAGAGGTCCTCGGACCCGAGTTCGTCCGGCTTCGTGACGAACCGTGCCGCCACCGCGCGCGCGACGTCTGGGACGAACGCTGGACCCAGTGGGTCCGGCGGCCGGTGCCGGCGGGGGGATCGGCGGCTTCGGCGTGAGGCGCGCCGCTCAGCGGTTTTCGCCTCCGGCGCGGCCGACGAGGTCGGCGAGCGTCGTCTTCTTGTAGCCGGCGGGCAGGACGAACTTCGCGTCCGGCACGCTTCCCGGCTCCACCTTCAGGAGTTCGGAGATCGACAGGCCGGTCACGCGGCCGTCCGACAGTCGGAGCGTGAGAACGCGTACGGGGAGGCCCTTCTCCCACAGGGCTTCTTCGGCGTCCGGTTCGGAATTTCCCGCGCCGCCGAGCGCTTCCTTCATCCCCCGCTCCAGCCGCTCGATGCTGCCGCGCAAGCCGTACGTGTCCGGAGCGACCCACCCCACGATGCGGCGCCCCGGTGCGCGCACTTCGTAGGCTTCCGCCTCCCACGCGCCGATGCGGGCCCTCTTCCCGAGGGGAGCGGGGACGGGTCGGGCGGCGGGCGCCTCTCCCGGGGAGAGGCCGGACTTCATCTGGGCGATGGCGCGCTCGATCTCCTCGGTAGGCATGCCGGCCTGGGCCATGGCGGCCCGCGCCTGATCCATCGCCGCATCGATCATCCGCTGGGTCTCCGCGGCGGAGATCTCGACGTACAGCCGCTCGGTGTCGCTCACCATCCAGAGCCGCCCCTGCGCTTCGTCCGCGAGCACCCAGCCGAACGGCGCTTCGGCGTCGGCCGTGTCGGCCCGCAGCCGGCTCCCCTTGATGTAGATCGTCTGCTCGGCCGTTTCGGTGCCGGCGCCTTGGAGGGCGGAGACGTCTTCCGGCGACAGACCGAGCGCCCAGCCGGCGACCTCCTCGGCCGACCCGGCCGCACCCTGGTGGGCCGCGGCGTAGCCGCGGAGGATCGCTTCCCGCGTGACGGTGGTCTCGCGAATGGCGAGGACACCTTCGAAGTCTCCGGCCGGCGCGGCGGCGGGGGTCAGGAAAAAGACGAGCGCGATTCCCGCGGCGGCTCGGCGCGCAGCGACGGCGGTCATGACAGCTCCTTTCCGCGGCCGCGGCGGAGCCCGCGGGCACCGCCGCCCCGAGAGGGCAGTCTACCGCACGCGTGGGGGCGGCGCGGTTGCCGCGCGGGGCACCTCCGTGGTATCGGTAGCGCGCTTGACCACACCATCCGCCGCCGGAGTTTCGGGAAAGGGGTGGAATTCCCCTGCCGCCCGGCGACTGTGAGCGGCGACGGCGGCTGCAGGCCCCCCGGGCGGGGGCGGCCACTGGAACGGAAGCGTTCCGGGAAGGCGCGGCCGGCCGGACGACCCGCGAGCCAGGAGACCGGCCCCGGCGGACAGGGTGGAACCGACCAGGGGCAGGTTCCGCCGCTTCCCAGCAGGTGACGCACCGCCCCTCCGGCGCCGTCGGGCGCGGGAGAGGCGTGCGTCCCGGAAACCGGCCCCGGGGATACCCGGCGCGAAGGCGCCGGCAGGCCTCGGGGCGTTCGTTTCCAGGAGATCGCACCCGCGGGGGACGCCGGCCGGCCTGTCCGGGCGCCGCGGTCCCGCGCGAGGCGCGGGCGTCCCCTGGGCGGCGCGCGGCCAGGACCTCCGGCGGAGCCCGCGAGGAGGTATCGACCGTGCGCCGCATTTCGTTCGTTCTCGCCGCCGTCCTGGCCATTCCCTTCGCCGCCCGCGCCGCCGCGCCCGGCGCGCCGGCGGGCAACGCCACCCTCGTGACGTTCGCCGCCGACCCGCTGTCCGACTCCCGGATCCGTCTCGAGGGAGCCTTCGCCGGGCGCGTCGCGTGGAGGGACGACGCGCCGGCCTTCCCCGGCGACGCGCCGGGTTCGCTATCGGCGCGCTACCGCGACGACTGGCCGTTCGCGCGGGTCGGCTGGCCGCTGGCGGAGCCTCTCGACGAGGAAACCCCCTTCACGGCGGCGGCTGCGTTCGTCATCGAGCCGGAGGGCTTCTGGGCCGATCCGAACGGATTCTTCGAGATCTCGTTCGGCCTGTACAGTTCCGAGGCGACCGGCGCGCAGCGCGTCTGGTACGGGCCGGACGCCGACACCTTCGAGCTTCTCGAGTTCGACTACTTTCCGAACGTCTCGCCGCTCTTCGGCGGGCCGTACCTGTCGCCCGCGCTGTTCGGCGCCGCCAACGAGGACGATCCGGCGTTCCCGTTCGCGGGGGCGTACGCGAACGCGGCGTTCTATTTCGGCCCGCCCGTCGAGCTGCCTCAGGGAGAGCCGCTGCTGGCGCTGATCGAGCACCGGCCCGGCCAGGACGCCGCCGTGGTGAGCGTGTCGCGGATCCTGGAGGACGGCTCCCTCGTTCCGGTCTCGGGGGCGGTGGCGGTGCTGCCGCTCGACGCCCTGACGCTGCGCCGCTACGCCTTCGACACCTTGGGGCTGACCTTCTGGTCCTCCGGGGCGGAGGCGCCCGCGATCGACGTCACCGTCCGCTACCACCTGCTCGCCGTTCGGCCAGGGCTGGTGGCACCGCGGAGCCTCGGAGAGGTCGCGGGTGATTGACGTGCGCGTGGGGGTGGCCGCGGCGCTCGCCGCCGCGGCCGCCGGCGCACCCGCCATCGCCGGCGGCGAG
Proteins encoded:
- a CDS encoding methyltransferase domain-containing protein — its product is MPPGPERWAERYAAGDTPWDLGKPHPELVRRLAAGQLSPPPGGRALVPGCGRGHDAGALAQAGWKVVAIDVVDGLAREVGPRLERHGGRFVAGDALAWEPPAPFHLLFEHTFFCALDPSERPRYGAMARRALAPGGLLVAVVFPCGKPASAGGPPYGFTPADLEEVLGPEFVRLRDEPCRHRARDVWDERWTQWVRRPVPAGGSAASA